A region from the Nocardioides exalbidus genome encodes:
- a CDS encoding TolB family protein, giving the protein MMTSRLLRLAAAVLVYGGVALSLPERSDATRQEEPVRAATAPQADRVLWTESGRWTRNLHVRSSRVDGGGVRRVYDRLRGSTSALVPSPDGRQVAFVTCCRDVRPLLVVAPTTGGPALAPLADHPELEGVRGLGWSPDGQRLAFTALVAEGEDLVASLWTVRLDGSDLEHVLTVGDVLGEEPLGLTGETTAWTRAGIFYTQGDALRLARDGTSEVVMRRVHGVSTSMDGRWLVLQRQRGLVSQTWVARTDLSRARKVLQWDLDGSRWAYRGVVANRDGSRLLAQRQDVRAGGPHHWIAWDTTNGPRSHEVLPVPEDTSVVAWQ; this is encoded by the coding sequence GTGATGACCTCCCGGCTCCTCCGTCTCGCTGCTGCCGTACTGGTCTACGGCGGGGTGGCCCTCAGCCTCCCGGAGCGCTCGGACGCCACGCGGCAGGAGGAACCGGTGCGTGCAGCGACCGCTCCGCAGGCGGACCGGGTCCTGTGGACGGAGTCCGGCAGGTGGACGCGCAACCTGCACGTCCGATCGTCGCGCGTGGACGGCGGCGGTGTCCGCCGGGTGTACGACAGGTTGCGCGGGTCCACGAGCGCGCTGGTCCCCAGCCCCGACGGGCGCCAGGTCGCGTTCGTGACCTGCTGCCGTGACGTCCGGCCGCTGCTCGTCGTGGCGCCGACGACGGGCGGCCCGGCCCTTGCGCCCCTGGCGGACCACCCGGAGCTCGAGGGGGTCAGGGGGCTGGGCTGGTCGCCCGACGGGCAGCGCCTGGCCTTCACCGCGCTCGTCGCCGAGGGCGAGGACCTCGTCGCGTCGCTCTGGACGGTCCGGCTCGACGGGTCCGACCTCGAGCACGTGCTGACCGTGGGCGACGTGCTGGGTGAGGAGCCGCTGGGGCTGACCGGGGAGACGACGGCCTGGACGCGCGCGGGGATCTTCTACACCCAGGGCGACGCGCTCCGCCTCGCCCGTGACGGGACGTCGGAGGTCGTGATGCGCCGCGTGCACGGCGTCAGCACGTCGATGGACGGTCGCTGGCTGGTGCTGCAGCGACAGCGTGGTCTGGTCTCCCAGACCTGGGTGGCGCGCACCGACCTGAGCCGTGCCCGCAAGGTCCTCCAGTGGGACCTCGACGGCAGCCGCTGGGCCTACCGGGGCGTGGTCGCGAACCGCGACGGCAGCAGGCTGCTGGCGCAGCGCCAGGACGTGCGCGCGGGTGGTCCTCACCACTGGATCGCCTGGGACACGACGAACGGACCGCGCAGCCACGAGGTCCTGCCCGTGCCCGAGGACACCTCGGTCGTCGCCTGGCAGTGA
- a CDS encoding helix-turn-helix transcriptional regulator, which translates to MTTAADTFAAFLDTLAETLDLGSEERARRLHLSRFHLDRVVSATGGEPPERMRRRLLLERAAYRLVTGDGQVVDIAFEAGFGSHEAFTRAFTREYGAAPSRWRRHPTRTQIAGPSGVHFHPPGSLRLPTARKVTPMDLMTRMIEHHLWLTGEMIDRAASLTDAQLDAPIEVPIGTIDDDMSIRSVLGRLVGQLAQWNAAVAQRRYDWDQERGKSLSTLRRELADEGSAFLAQVRTTIDEGRLDDTFLDVTCDPPKVFTYGGMVAHVLTFAAVRRLVVLGSFETLGITDLDAGDPMEWVAEPA; encoded by the coding sequence ATGACGACAGCGGCCGACACCTTCGCCGCGTTCCTCGACACCCTGGCCGAGACGCTCGACCTGGGCAGCGAGGAACGGGCGCGGCGGCTCCACCTCTCCCGCTTCCACCTCGACCGCGTGGTGTCGGCGACCGGGGGCGAGCCACCGGAGCGGATGCGACGCCGCCTGCTGCTCGAGCGCGCGGCGTACCGCCTCGTGACCGGCGACGGGCAGGTGGTCGACATCGCGTTCGAGGCGGGCTTCGGCTCCCACGAGGCGTTCACGAGGGCGTTCACGCGGGAGTACGGCGCGGCCCCGAGCCGCTGGCGCCGGCACCCCACCCGGACCCAGATCGCGGGTCCGAGCGGCGTGCACTTCCACCCGCCGGGCAGCCTCCGGCTGCCCACCGCACGAAAGGTGACACCGATGGACCTGATGACGCGCATGATCGAGCACCACCTCTGGCTGACCGGCGAGATGATCGACCGGGCAGCCTCGCTCACCGACGCCCAGCTCGACGCCCCGATCGAGGTGCCCATCGGCACCATCGACGACGACATGTCGATCCGCTCCGTCCTCGGCCGGCTCGTCGGTCAGCTCGCCCAGTGGAACGCTGCCGTCGCGCAGCGCCGCTACGACTGGGACCAGGAGCGCGGCAAGTCGCTGAGCACCCTGCGCCGCGAGCTCGCCGACGAGGGCTCGGCCTTCCTCGCCCAGGTGCGGACGACGATCGACGAGGGCCGCCTCGACGACACCTTCCTCGACGTCACCTGCGACCCGCCCAAGGTCTTCACCTACGGCGGGATGGTCGCCCACGTCCTGACCTTCGCGGCCGTCCGCCGGCTCGTCGTGCTGGGCTCCTTCGAGACCCTCGGGATCACCGACCTCGACGCCGGCGACCCCATGGAGTGGGTCGCCGAGCCCGCCTGA